One region of Camelina sativa cultivar DH55 chromosome 6, Cs, whole genome shotgun sequence genomic DNA includes:
- the LOC104791702 gene encoding uncharacterized protein LOC104791702 produces the protein MSYVPPHKRHENVGMRASSVLPSLRPKLNKNLASANTKIIYAKDCISRWFLVCSESEDNNFQLVPVSSLWRKDAKEKSLVILAKSEIGKLETPWLWVTEKVEDDLIMGFDRAKKTLLRYGSEDVKPRLIARFGKVVFHGVSSSEVLSLTDGPLSQCILENLKKTFHTNVPKSYFENIGYGVVHNMGFCVEEPKELYHVKVSDITRPDITISCKCMVDQQRKRLNFYKAELNALRHLNLDVSCLDQDLDMRLLVDSKGTLTNLSENEIKSLKELTDSAAIDPTVKGGLRWPLGQNSCADRYRVCGIWHTVTTTYRNQTLRLQIREADRYDFRTGIGGTSREVNIKLKALSTILIKEENVEKKCVSDMLKDCLKSVWYYFLKEI, from the exons ATGTCTTACGTACCACCACATAAACGGCATGAAAATGTAGGAATGAGAGCATCCTCTGTTCTACCTTCTCTACGTCCGAAGCTTAATAAAAACCTCGCGAGTGCTAATACAAAGATCATATACGCGAAGGATTGCATTTCTAGATGGTTTCTTGTTTGTTCAGAATCAGAGGACAACAACTTTCAACTTGTGCCTGTTTCTTCATTATGGAGGAAAGACGCTAAAGAAAAGTCTTTGGTAATCTTAGCCAAGAGTGAGATTGGAAAACTGGAAACTCCATGGTTGTGGGTAACAGAGAAGGTGGAAGATGATCTTATAATGGGATTTGATAGGGCAAAGAAGACGTTGCTACGTTACGGATCAGAGGATGTCAAACCCAGACTGATCGCTCGATTTGGAAAAGTTGTTTTCCATGG TGTTAGTTCATCAGAAGTTCTAAGTCTAACAGATGGTCCGTTATCTCAATGCATACTGGAAAATTTGAAGAAAACGTTTCATACAAATGTCCCAAAGTCTTATTTCGAGAACATTGGCTATGGAGTAGTACACAATATGGGATTCTGTGTTGAAGAACCCAAGGAGTTGTATCATGTGAAG GTATCAGACATCACTCGTCCTGATATAACCATCTCCTGTAAATGTATGGTGGACCAACAACGTAAACGACTCAATTTTTACAAG gCTGAGCTTAATGCTTTGAGGCACTTAAATCTTGACGTCTCATGCCTTGATCAAGATCTTGACATGAGGTTGCTAGTTGACTCAAAAGGGACATTAACTAATCTCTCT GAGAATGAGATTAAGAGTCTTAAAGAATTGACTGATTCAGCGGCGATAGATCCAACTGTGAAAGGTGGATTAAGGTGGCCGCTTGGGCAAAATTCTTGCGCGGATCGATATAGGGTTTGTGGTATTTGGCATACTGTGACTACTACGTACAGAAACCAGACTCTGAGGCTTCAAATTCGAGAGGCTGATCGATATGATTTCCGTACTGGAATTGGAGGTACCTCAAGGGAAGTGAATATCAAATTAAAAGCTTTGAGTACTATACTAATAAAG GAGGAAAATGTGGAGAAGAAATGTGTTTCAGACATGCTGAAAGATTGTCTGAAATCAGTTTGGTATTActttttgaaagaaatatag
- the LOC104791703 gene encoding ethylene-responsive transcription factor WRI1 isoform X1: protein MKRRLTSTNSSSSSPSSSVSSSTTTSSPIQSETPRPKRANKRAKKPSPSGDKPNNPTSPASTRRSSIYRGVTRHRWTGRFEAHLWDKSSWNSIQNKKGKQVYLGAYDSEEAAAHTYDLAALKYWGPDTILNFPQAETYTKELEEMQRVTKEEYLASLRRQSSGFSRGVSKYRGVARHHHNGRWEARIGRVFGNKYLYLGTYNTQEEAAAAYDMAAIEYRGANAVTNFDISNYIDRLKKKGVYPFPVSQANHQEEAILAEAKQEIEAKEEPTEEVKQQYVEEPPQQVQKEEKAEQQGEEFVAYKEEEAAVVNCCIDSSAIMGMNRCSDDNELAWNFCMMDSGFAPFLTDQNLPNENPIEYPELFNELAFEENIDFMFEEGKNEYLGLGNLDCCDVVVVGRESPTSSSSPLSCFSTDSASSSTTTTSVSCNYSV, encoded by the exons ATGAAGAGGCGCTTAACGAGTacgaattcttcttcttcttctccatcttcctctgtttcttcttcaactactACTTCATCTCCTATTCAATCGGAGACTCCACGGCCTAAACGAGCCAACAAGAGGGCTaagaagccttctccttctgGTGATAAACCAAATAACCCGACAAGCCCTGCTTCCACCAGACGCAGCTCTATCTACAGAGGAGTCACTAG ACATAGATGGACTGGGAGATTCGAGGCTCATCTTTGGGACAAAAGCTCTTGGAATTCGATTCAGAACAAGAAAGGCAAACaag TTTATCTGG GAGCATATGACAGCGAAGAAGCAGCAGCACATACGTACGATCTGGCTGCTCTCAAGTACTGGGGACCCGACACCATCTTGAATTTTCCG CAGGCAGAGACGTATACAAAGGAGTTGGAAGAAATGCAGAGAGTGACAAAGGAAGAATATTTGGCTTCTCTCCGCCGCCAGAGCAGTGGTTTCTCTAGAGGCGTCTCTAAATATCGCGGCGTCGCTAg GCATCACCATAACGGAAGATGGGAGGCTCGGATTGGAAGAGTTTTTGGAAACAAGTACTTGTACCTCGGCACCTACA ATACGCAGGAGGAAGCTGCAGCGGCTTATGACATGGCAGCTATAGAGTATCGAGGTGCCAACGCGGTTACTAATTTCGACATTAGTAATTACATCGACCGGTTAAAGAAGAAAGGTGTTTACCCGTTCCCTGTGAGCCAAGCTAACCATCAAGAAGAGGCTATTCTTGCTGAAGCCAAACAAGAGATTGAAGCTAAAGAAGAACCTACAGAAGAAGTGAAACAACAGTACGTGGAAGAGCCACCACAACAAGtacagaaagaagagaaagcagagCAGCAAGGAGAAGAGTTTGTGgcatacaaagaagaagaggcgGCGGTGGTCAATTGCTGCATAGACTCTTCAGCCATAATGGGAATGAATCGTTGTTCGGACGACAATGAGCTGGCTTGGAACTTCTGTATGATGGATTCAGGGTTTGCTCCGTTCTTGACGGATCAAAATCTCCCTAATGAGAATCCCATCGAGTATCCCGAGCTTTTCAACGAGTTAGCATTTGAGGAGAACATTGACTTCATGTTCGAGGAAGGGAAGAACGAGTACTTGGGGTTGGGAAATCTGGATTGTTGCGATGTTGTTGTGGTGGGAAGAGAGAGCCcaacttcttcgtcttctccgttGTCTTGCTTTTCTACTGACTctgcttcatcatcaacaacaacaacctctgTTTCTTGTAACTATTCTGTCTGA
- the LOC104791703 gene encoding ethylene-responsive transcription factor WRI1 isoform X2, translating to MKRRLTSTNSSSSSPSSSVSSSTTTSSPIQSETPRPKRANKRAKKPSPSGDKPNNPTSPASTRRSSIYRGVTRHRWTGRFEAHLWDKSSWNSIQNKKGKQVYLGAYDSEEAAAHTYDLAALKYWGPDTILNFPAETYTKELEEMQRVTKEEYLASLRRQSSGFSRGVSKYRGVARHHHNGRWEARIGRVFGNKYLYLGTYNTQEEAAAAYDMAAIEYRGANAVTNFDISNYIDRLKKKGVYPFPVSQANHQEEAILAEAKQEIEAKEEPTEEVKQQYVEEPPQQVQKEEKAEQQGEEFVAYKEEEAAVVNCCIDSSAIMGMNRCSDDNELAWNFCMMDSGFAPFLTDQNLPNENPIEYPELFNELAFEENIDFMFEEGKNEYLGLGNLDCCDVVVVGRESPTSSSSPLSCFSTDSASSSTTTTSVSCNYSV from the exons ATGAAGAGGCGCTTAACGAGTacgaattcttcttcttcttctccatcttcctctgtttcttcttcaactactACTTCATCTCCTATTCAATCGGAGACTCCACGGCCTAAACGAGCCAACAAGAGGGCTaagaagccttctccttctgGTGATAAACCAAATAACCCGACAAGCCCTGCTTCCACCAGACGCAGCTCTATCTACAGAGGAGTCACTAG ACATAGATGGACTGGGAGATTCGAGGCTCATCTTTGGGACAAAAGCTCTTGGAATTCGATTCAGAACAAGAAAGGCAAACaag TTTATCTGG GAGCATATGACAGCGAAGAAGCAGCAGCACATACGTACGATCTGGCTGCTCTCAAGTACTGGGGACCCGACACCATCTTGAATTTTCCG GCAGAGACGTATACAAAGGAGTTGGAAGAAATGCAGAGAGTGACAAAGGAAGAATATTTGGCTTCTCTCCGCCGCCAGAGCAGTGGTTTCTCTAGAGGCGTCTCTAAATATCGCGGCGTCGCTAg GCATCACCATAACGGAAGATGGGAGGCTCGGATTGGAAGAGTTTTTGGAAACAAGTACTTGTACCTCGGCACCTACA ATACGCAGGAGGAAGCTGCAGCGGCTTATGACATGGCAGCTATAGAGTATCGAGGTGCCAACGCGGTTACTAATTTCGACATTAGTAATTACATCGACCGGTTAAAGAAGAAAGGTGTTTACCCGTTCCCTGTGAGCCAAGCTAACCATCAAGAAGAGGCTATTCTTGCTGAAGCCAAACAAGAGATTGAAGCTAAAGAAGAACCTACAGAAGAAGTGAAACAACAGTACGTGGAAGAGCCACCACAACAAGtacagaaagaagagaaagcagagCAGCAAGGAGAAGAGTTTGTGgcatacaaagaagaagaggcgGCGGTGGTCAATTGCTGCATAGACTCTTCAGCCATAATGGGAATGAATCGTTGTTCGGACGACAATGAGCTGGCTTGGAACTTCTGTATGATGGATTCAGGGTTTGCTCCGTTCTTGACGGATCAAAATCTCCCTAATGAGAATCCCATCGAGTATCCCGAGCTTTTCAACGAGTTAGCATTTGAGGAGAACATTGACTTCATGTTCGAGGAAGGGAAGAACGAGTACTTGGGGTTGGGAAATCTGGATTGTTGCGATGTTGTTGTGGTGGGAAGAGAGAGCCcaacttcttcgtcttctccgttGTCTTGCTTTTCTACTGACTctgcttcatcatcaacaacaacaacctctgTTTCTTGTAACTATTCTGTCTGA